The Vallitalea okinawensis genome window below encodes:
- a CDS encoding Ig-like domain-containing alpha-2-macroglobulin family protein: MKKRIVSVVLVCALLITAIYSNSFNSSIEVKAEAFRNGYTLIPQEQDSTGISTKSTFLLQSEEEKIALEQIDKELTINPEIEFTVSEQADGFLITLEKELEKNKLYTFKFLESTWTFQTTADFKLLGTLPRTETSNVPVNTGIELYFSHYGAEVEDYFEIEPNVSGKFEEHGNVVVFVPNALKEKTIYTITLKAGLSLAESEQSLEEDYTFTFETAAKDESEYTEPKGYFNFSNMMNEFGTDEVPKIPMNYYVYNDKYDDSIKTNVYAYKSMNDFIEAIDKFSETPSWSYFGVEENKIATEGLDEVMSFEQPINQERSYQQFLDLPEGLPEGYYLVDCTWEDIQFQTFIQVTDLSFYYMESIDGSLLWINDLKSDKPVNSATVSEVGTDNLYTSNDDGIVEINNQSDQNEKKTYTIEANGHSAVLLTYRYYYYGTNQSDMYWKYFQTDRNLYQPDDKVKFWGFMQHRYEDEKIDEVTVEIGQGGWWYWDFLPYFGQEMPYVIETFKVENGFYNGELSLPNLEQGGYQLTIKHKDEIISSTYIEVENYVKPAYKIEVTKDKEAIFVGEEVNFEVSTMFYEGTPVANLDVNYNIGGMDYKEGVTTTDLLGKSVISFTPKYNSGYQDIVFAYANAYARLPESGQIYADETIRVFVNDIHVNIDAKIEDNKGFVTAQVNEIDLERINNGTAENDYDFLSNSVEGQKITGVIYKNEWKKREVGQYYDFINKEVKKQYDYYKETTKLQDIVLVTDQEGKAQVEINLPEDKNCYYTAELMTTDLSGKKMTFDPYFSEPWSYDPYDYDYYMLQSEKEEYNVDEMMAIQFVKGEEALGEGNYLYVTAQNGIKDYDVTDSSSYSKVFDLASIPNVEVKGIYFNGKTYIESDSFIPRLNFEKNRIIFTAETDKSTYKPGEEVTVNLKAQVYSDEMQRLVDAKDVMVNVSIVDEALFELWDQNVDTLQELYRWIGGGINSTYASHSNSGNNMIEPMYYGLDMAKSDVMEDAAVRANYSMVTKESSAEVYVRSEFKDTAIFETVYLDEKGEGTLTFKLPDNVTAWRMTMAGISETLQAGSNIEELKVTLPYFISTNINSTYLVGDQPFIGVTTYGNELKEGEAVHYEVTCEETGYVTTAEGKAFERVNIPLWEMEEGNYHITVKAVSESGYSDGLKEEINVVKTYHKVEAADYYDLEPGLTVKTNDAGMTSLTFVDQGKGLLMPTLYSLAYNSGKRVDQKYLAYKARDILMNSYGMEFYENEEVVLEDYQVDDGGYAILPYSESDVETTVKLLPVIKEDTNTLKVKMYLYNELNNEESRNRAAALYGLALLGEPVLLQAETLEQISNLTFKEEIYLALAFAELGDLYKAKALYKNEIQGYVETYDNVARVQYGHTEDSYLEYTALVMMLASQLDLEEKELFFDYVTHAYSKEILVNAELMVYVGEEIGGLADEELKVSYIYDGEDYEKNVKNGWAVTVKVPSIKLKDFKITDVEGEAALVAVYDKEIVSNQKDEDLKVTRTYMSYSTGEVTNDFEESDIVKVKIDWDIAKTAIDNAYTITDFAPSGLKPIDNPWEIGLKTGNGYWYRDIDGQRVTFHVYKNTEEYQPLYYYARVVTPGTYNAEGVIIQGSKVKDSMCIGESDQVTIKK, translated from the coding sequence ATGAAAAAGAGGATTGTAAGTGTTGTTTTAGTTTGTGCACTTTTAATTACTGCTATATACAGTAATTCATTTAATAGTAGTATAGAAGTAAAAGCTGAAGCTTTTAGAAATGGCTATACACTCATTCCGCAGGAGCAAGATTCTACTGGAATTAGTACAAAGTCAACTTTTTTACTACAATCAGAGGAAGAAAAAATAGCTCTTGAGCAGATTGATAAGGAATTAACCATTAACCCAGAAATAGAGTTTACTGTTAGTGAACAGGCAGATGGCTTCCTCATAACATTAGAAAAAGAACTGGAAAAAAATAAACTATATACTTTTAAGTTTTTGGAATCGACTTGGACATTTCAGACAACTGCAGATTTCAAGCTTCTAGGAACATTACCACGTACAGAGACTTCTAATGTTCCTGTTAATACAGGCATAGAATTATATTTTAGCCATTATGGCGCAGAAGTAGAGGATTATTTTGAAATAGAACCCAATGTAAGTGGTAAATTTGAAGAGCATGGCAATGTTGTTGTCTTTGTGCCAAATGCATTAAAAGAGAAGACGATTTATACAATAACACTTAAAGCAGGATTATCATTAGCTGAATCTGAACAATCATTAGAAGAAGATTATACATTTACTTTTGAAACAGCTGCAAAAGATGAAAGTGAGTATACAGAACCTAAGGGTTATTTTAATTTTAGTAATATGATGAATGAATTTGGTACTGATGAAGTACCCAAAATTCCAATGAATTATTATGTCTATAATGATAAATATGACGATTCAATTAAGACCAATGTATATGCTTACAAGAGTATGAATGATTTTATTGAAGCAATTGATAAGTTTAGTGAAACACCATCATGGTCTTATTTTGGAGTAGAAGAAAATAAAATAGCAACAGAAGGATTAGACGAAGTCATGTCCTTCGAACAGCCTATTAATCAAGAAAGATCTTATCAGCAGTTTTTAGACTTACCAGAAGGATTGCCAGAAGGTTATTATCTTGTGGATTGTACTTGGGAAGATATTCAGTTTCAAACATTTATTCAAGTGACGGATTTAAGTTTCTACTATATGGAATCCATTGATGGAAGCTTACTGTGGATTAATGACTTAAAATCAGATAAACCCGTAAATTCTGCTACCGTTAGCGAAGTGGGTACTGACAATCTTTACACAAGTAATGATGATGGTATAGTAGAAATCAATAACCAATCTGATCAAAATGAAAAGAAAACCTATACCATAGAAGCCAATGGACACAGTGCTGTATTGCTCACCTATAGATATTACTATTATGGTACTAACCAAAGTGACATGTATTGGAAGTACTTCCAGACAGATCGAAATCTTTATCAACCAGATGATAAAGTTAAGTTTTGGGGCTTCATGCAACATCGCTATGAAGATGAAAAGATTGATGAAGTAACAGTAGAAATTGGTCAAGGCGGATGGTGGTATTGGGATTTCTTACCTTACTTTGGTCAGGAAATGCCTTACGTTATAGAGACATTTAAAGTGGAGAATGGATTCTATAACGGAGAATTAAGTTTACCTAACCTCGAACAAGGTGGCTATCAACTAACGATTAAACATAAAGATGAGATTATTTCAAGTACCTATATAGAAGTTGAAAACTATGTGAAACCAGCTTATAAAATTGAGGTTACCAAAGATAAGGAAGCAATTTTTGTAGGCGAAGAGGTTAACTTTGAAGTGAGTACTATGTTCTATGAGGGAACACCAGTAGCCAATTTAGATGTGAATTATAATATTGGTGGTATGGATTATAAGGAAGGGGTTACTACGACGGATTTACTTGGTAAAAGTGTCATTAGTTTTACCCCAAAATATAATTCAGGGTACCAGGATATTGTATTTGCCTACGCCAATGCCTACGCAAGGTTACCTGAATCAGGACAAATCTATGCTGATGAAACTATCCGAGTATTTGTGAATGATATTCATGTAAACATAGATGCTAAAATTGAAGATAATAAAGGATTTGTTACAGCTCAGGTAAATGAAATTGATTTAGAAAGAATCAATAATGGTACTGCTGAAAATGATTATGATTTTTTAAGTAATTCAGTAGAAGGTCAAAAGATTACTGGAGTTATTTATAAAAATGAATGGAAAAAAAGAGAAGTTGGTCAATACTATGACTTCATCAATAAGGAAGTTAAAAAGCAATATGATTATTATAAGGAAACAACAAAACTACAAGATATCGTTTTAGTAACGGATCAAGAAGGTAAGGCGCAAGTAGAGATTAATCTTCCGGAAGATAAAAACTGTTATTATACAGCAGAATTAATGACAACAGATTTATCAGGAAAGAAGATGACATTCGACCCCTATTTTTCAGAACCATGGTCTTACGATCCCTATGATTATGATTACTATATGCTTCAATCTGAAAAAGAAGAGTATAATGTAGATGAAATGATGGCTATCCAATTTGTAAAAGGAGAAGAGGCATTAGGAGAAGGTAACTACCTTTACGTTACGGCTCAAAATGGAATCAAAGACTATGATGTAACAGATTCATCGTCTTATAGCAAAGTATTTGATTTAGCAAGTATCCCTAATGTTGAAGTAAAGGGTATTTACTTTAATGGTAAAACCTATATAGAATCCGATAGCTTTATACCAAGACTCAATTTTGAAAAGAATAGAATTATATTTACTGCTGAGACTGATAAATCAACATATAAACCTGGTGAAGAGGTTACAGTTAACCTAAAAGCTCAAGTATATTCTGATGAGATGCAAAGATTAGTCGATGCTAAAGATGTTATGGTAAATGTGAGTATAGTTGATGAAGCCTTATTTGAGTTATGGGATCAGAATGTAGATACTTTGCAGGAACTTTATCGCTGGATTGGTGGAGGGATTAATAGTACCTATGCTTCACATAGCAATTCAGGTAATAATATGATTGAACCTATGTATTATGGTTTGGATATGGCGAAAAGTGATGTTATGGAAGATGCAGCAGTTCGAGCAAATTATTCGATGGTTACTAAGGAGTCCTCTGCAGAAGTATATGTTCGCTCTGAATTTAAAGATACAGCCATCTTTGAAACGGTTTATCTTGATGAAAAGGGTGAGGGAACTCTTACATTTAAGTTACCAGACAATGTTACTGCATGGCGTATGACAATGGCTGGCATTTCAGAAACACTTCAAGCGGGATCAAATATTGAAGAACTAAAAGTTACACTACCATACTTCATCAGCACAAATATTAACTCAACTTACCTTGTGGGTGATCAACCATTTATAGGGGTTACCACTTATGGTAATGAACTTAAAGAAGGTGAGGCAGTTCATTATGAGGTCACCTGCGAAGAAACAGGTTATGTAACAACTGCAGAAGGTAAAGCATTTGAACGTGTTAATATTCCACTATGGGAAATGGAGGAAGGTAATTATCATATTACTGTTAAGGCAGTATCAGAATCAGGTTATTCTGATGGATTAAAAGAAGAAATTAATGTTGTGAAAACTTATCACAAAGTTGAAGCTGCTGATTATTATGATTTAGAACCTGGACTCACTGTTAAAACCAATGATGCTGGGATGACGAGCTTAACATTTGTTGATCAAGGGAAAGGGTTGTTAATGCCAACATTATACTCTTTAGCATATAACAGTGGTAAACGAGTTGATCAAAAGTACTTAGCATATAAAGCTAGGGATATACTGATGAATTCATACGGTATGGAATTCTATGAAAATGAAGAAGTAGTTTTAGAGGATTATCAAGTAGACGATGGTGGTTATGCCATTCTACCTTATTCTGAAAGCGATGTGGAAACTACAGTAAAATTATTGCCAGTTATAAAAGAGGATACAAATACACTAAAAGTTAAGATGTATCTCTATAATGAGTTAAATAATGAGGAAAGCAGAAACAGAGCTGCTGCGTTGTATGGCTTAGCTTTACTAGGTGAACCAGTTTTACTTCAAGCTGAAACATTAGAACAAATTTCCAATCTTACATTTAAAGAAGAGATATATCTAGCATTGGCATTTGCTGAGCTTGGCGATCTTTATAAAGCAAAAGCGTTATACAAAAATGAAATCCAAGGCTATGTTGAGACCTATGATAATGTTGCAAGAGTTCAATATGGGCATACAGAAGACAGTTACCTTGAATATACAGCGTTAGTAATGATGCTGGCATCACAGCTTGATCTTGAAGAAAAAGAGTTGTTCTTTGATTATGTGACTCATGCATATTCTAAAGAAATACTTGTCAATGCAGAACTAATGGTTTATGTTGGTGAAGAAATAGGCGGCTTAGCTGATGAAGAGCTTAAGGTGAGCTATATCTATGATGGTGAAGATTATGAAAAGAATGTTAAGAATGGTTGGGCGGTAACCGTTAAAGTTCCTTCAATTAAATTAAAGGATTTTAAGATCACAGATGTTGAAGGAGAAGCTGCACTTGTAGCCGTTTATGATAAAGAGATTGTATCAAATCAAAAAGATGAGGACTTAAAAGTAACAAGAACCTACATGAGTTATTCGACTGGAGAGGTTACTAATGACTTTGAAGAATCTGATATTGTTAAAGTGAAAATCGATTGGGATATTGCTAAGACAGCAATTGATAATGCTTACACGATAACTGATTTTGCACCGTCAGGTTTAAAACCAATTGATAATCCTTGGGAGATAGGGTTGAAAACTGGTAATGGTTATTGGTACAGAGATATAGACGGTCAAAGGGTAACTTTCCATGTTTATAAGAATACTGAAGAATATCAACCACTTTATTATTATGCGAGAGTAGTTACTCCTGGAACGTATAATGCAGAAGGAGTCATTATTCAAGGTAGCAAAGTAAAAGATAGTATGTGTATTGGTGAAAGTGATCAAGTAACTATAAAAAAATAA
- a CDS encoding tetratricopeptide repeat protein: MKYSKGIGCLIEIVLFLLVIAFGSMLKDTSILPLWIQIPLLILIGYIYKVKDWITPHNRSEARLKKARKSRNKHKAIDLYIEVLNSDYLSKEDEILVLEEVAKLYSEIGEFKKSHDYYCKGIKHLEKGLEESFLSESERLEALGRIGFYYYNIEDYQSAVNYLDRALDIGLYQPYFKPDQAILLRIMKVYLANNQLQNAIHIYRTLLHLKQVKKSKEIDELLGIYER; the protein is encoded by the coding sequence ATGAAGTATTCAAAAGGAATAGGATGCCTTATTGAGATTGTATTGTTTTTATTAGTAATAGCTTTTGGCAGTATGCTAAAAGATACTAGCATACTGCCACTTTGGATACAGATTCCACTACTGATTCTTATTGGTTATATTTATAAAGTCAAAGACTGGATAACTCCCCATAATAGATCAGAAGCTAGATTAAAAAAAGCAAGAAAGAGTAGGAATAAACATAAAGCCATTGATCTCTATATTGAAGTATTAAATAGTGATTATTTATCTAAAGAAGATGAGATATTGGTTTTAGAAGAGGTAGCTAAACTCTATTCTGAGATTGGGGAATTTAAAAAATCTCACGATTATTATTGTAAAGGTATTAAGCATCTTGAGAAGGGATTAGAGGAGTCCTTTTTATCTGAGTCAGAGCGCTTGGAGGCATTAGGTAGGATAGGTTTTTATTATTATAATATCGAGGATTATCAATCAGCTGTTAATTACCTTGATAGAGCCTTAGACATAGGTTTATATCAACCATACTTTAAACCAGATCAAGCAATTCTTTTGAGAATAATGAAGGTATACTTAGCAAACAATCAACTGCAAAATGCAATTCATATTTATAGAACATTATTACATCTAAAACAAGTTAAAAAAAGTAAAGAGATCGATGAACTATTAGGTATATACGAAAGATGA
- a CDS encoding endonuclease/exonuclease/phosphatase family protein has translation MVKSIVRKVMFITLFLAGIVSLYLLFMTVTDYKPEEIEILNIENNQQSVLTLEDTLSIITYNIGYCGLDQDQDFFMDGGTGSRSNSKDNTIENLTEITSFLVDQQPSFILIQEMDIDATRSHQVNQYELLKENLIGYNASYATNYKVPWVPIPITKPHGYVESGLATFSQYDVSSAIRYQYPGKEKWPRQLALLDRCFLESRIPIEDGKELVVINSHLSAYDKGGVIRAQQLTYLKECLTDEYQNGNYIVVGGDWNHLLPGVDQAVFENNLPWPDWLKDIPDDFTPEGFNWGADPRVPTNRTNEAPYVKGENYVSIIDGFLVSPNIEIQEVEGISLEFQNSDHNPVKMTFRLDK, from the coding sequence TTGGTCAAATCAATTGTAAGAAAAGTGATGTTTATAACTTTGTTTTTAGCTGGTATCGTGTCTTTATATTTATTGTTTATGACTGTAACGGATTATAAACCGGAAGAAATAGAGATATTGAACATTGAAAACAATCAGCAATCTGTTTTAACTTTAGAAGATACTTTATCCATCATAACCTACAATATAGGCTATTGTGGTCTGGATCAAGATCAGGATTTTTTTATGGATGGAGGAACAGGATCAAGGTCTAACAGTAAGGATAATACAATAGAGAATCTAACTGAAATAACCAGCTTTCTAGTGGATCAACAACCTTCATTTATACTTATTCAAGAGATGGATATTGATGCTACAAGAAGTCACCAAGTGAATCAATACGAACTCTTAAAGGAAAATCTAATAGGATATAATGCTAGCTATGCTACTAATTACAAAGTACCATGGGTGCCTATACCCATTACAAAGCCTCATGGCTACGTAGAATCAGGATTAGCAACCTTCTCTCAATATGATGTATCTTCAGCAATTAGGTATCAATACCCAGGAAAAGAAAAATGGCCAAGACAATTAGCGTTACTGGATCGTTGCTTCTTAGAAAGTAGAATACCAATTGAAGATGGGAAAGAATTAGTTGTTATCAATTCGCATCTTTCTGCTTATGATAAGGGTGGAGTCATCAGGGCGCAACAATTGACTTATTTAAAAGAATGCCTTACAGACGAATATCAGAATGGGAATTACATAGTAGTTGGGGGCGATTGGAATCACCTATTACCAGGAGTTGATCAAGCTGTCTTTGAGAATAACTTACCATGGCCGGATTGGTTAAAGGATATACCAGATGATTTTACTCCTGAAGGATTTAATTGGGGAGCAGATCCAAGAGTGCCAACTAATAGAACAAACGAAGCACCTTATGTAAAAGGCGAAAATTATGTGTCTATTATTGATGGGTTTTTAGTATCTCCTAATATAGAGATACAAGAAGTTGAAGGCATTTCATTAGAATTTCAAAACTCAGATCATAATCCTGTAAAGATGACTTTTAGACTGGATAAGTAG
- a CDS encoding MATE family efflux transporter, whose protein sequence is MKKRGNIDATEGSIKKNLWLLAWPIMIGNLIQVAYNMADTFWVGKLENSTEAIAAVTISFSVIIVLVSLAAGLGVGSATLAAQYYGAKKFEKVEEVTYTSLIVVGAVALFFVLAGILFQGPLFRLLQTPDHIMPVAKEYFIIIMVGMLFMFIFFIMSGILRGVGDTRTPMIAGILSGILNMILDPFLIFGWWGFPELGVAGAAYATVFSRLIASIYIFYVVVRGKTFLKMNLKHFKVDWEITRQLFKIGIPSSISQAAISLGGTVIIARVNSFGEIATAVHGIGSRLDSLLFMPALGLSQAANSMVGQNLGAGKKERAYESGKYAMKSVFVILLVLGGILALFPTAFFTLFDVDHAVVELGRYYVYGVTLFFAFVACRMVMSHVFQGAGAASLSMWLSLICLWGFRVPFAYILSFTTLGVKGVWLGMGLSFVVSFLFMYYYYKKGAWMDKAVVHEAFD, encoded by the coding sequence ATGAAAAAAAGAGGAAATATTGATGCTACTGAGGGAAGTATTAAAAAGAATTTATGGCTATTAGCATGGCCAATTATGATTGGAAATCTCATTCAAGTCGCCTACAACATGGCTGACACCTTTTGGGTTGGTAAGTTGGAAAATAGTACTGAAGCCATAGCAGCCGTCACCATCTCATTTTCCGTAATTATTGTACTAGTATCTTTAGCGGCAGGGTTGGGTGTAGGTTCAGCCACATTAGCTGCACAATATTATGGTGCAAAAAAGTTTGAGAAAGTGGAAGAAGTCACCTATACTTCTTTAATTGTTGTGGGAGCAGTTGCCTTATTTTTTGTATTAGCAGGTATCTTATTTCAAGGACCTTTATTCAGACTACTTCAGACACCGGATCATATTATGCCAGTCGCAAAAGAATATTTTATTATTATTATGGTAGGTATGCTGTTCATGTTTATATTCTTTATCATGAGTGGTATACTACGTGGGGTGGGTGATACGAGAACGCCTATGATAGCGGGGATTCTATCAGGTATACTTAATATGATTTTGGACCCCTTTTTAATATTTGGATGGTGGGGGTTCCCAGAGCTAGGTGTTGCTGGGGCAGCCTATGCCACAGTTTTTTCACGATTAATTGCTTCAATTTATATCTTTTATGTTGTAGTACGAGGGAAGACTTTTTTAAAAATGAACTTGAAGCATTTCAAAGTTGATTGGGAGATTACGAGACAACTATTTAAAATAGGTATACCATCAAGTATTTCTCAAGCTGCTATTAGTCTTGGAGGAACAGTTATCATTGCAAGAGTCAATAGCTTTGGTGAAATAGCAACTGCAGTACATGGTATTGGTTCAAGATTGGATTCACTGCTATTCATGCCAGCATTAGGGCTTTCCCAGGCTGCTAATTCCATGGTCGGACAGAATCTCGGTGCAGGGAAAAAAGAACGTGCTTATGAAAGTGGCAAATATGCCATGAAGTCTGTATTCGTAATACTTCTAGTTTTAGGAGGTATTTTAGCACTTTTCCCAACAGCTTTCTTTACATTATTTGATGTAGATCATGCAGTTGTCGAGTTAGGGAGATACTACGTCTATGGTGTGACCTTATTTTTTGCCTTTGTTGCATGCAGGATGGTCATGTCTCATGTTTTTCAAGGAGCAGGAGCAGCATCTTTATCCATGTGGTTGAGTCTCATCTGCTTGTGGGGATTTAGAGTACCATTTGCATACATCTTATCCTTTACGACGCTGGGGGTTAAAGGGGTATGGTTAGGAATGGGTTTATCTTTTGTGGTTAGTTTTCTATTTATGTATTATTATTATAAAAAGGGGGCATGGATGGATAAAGCCGTTGTTCACGAAGCTTTTGATTAA
- a CDS encoding glycoside hydrolase family 26 protein, whose product MIGCLITPIILRQINKQQDVYYIKNNEIVREANFTEDDDIKIIESSDDLHYRLIDFSSGYTLKYPKEMKVDLSLAPIRTVIVDEDKQIEIYYDNFSDTINSPFVYTNYSNQFLENKRDHKKVVQQEVSINGMDVSLLMWQRDKLQRVHNDKNYYVSADIVKNEEEVYTVFIKSTVPFNNQEDYMSFLESFKLIERKGTPQFTTTFKNKKRDWNKETAAFYKQYFADDSTLTWGIFENSAPQSFEFLSNLESELNFTFDFLLKYQSLSSEGFPMKEMKNAYEHGRVVELTLQTMFLDGRDNASITYEILDGQHDNFIIEYAKQMKRFGHPVLFRLNNEMNGDWCVYSSYYSSKDTSLYKAVWQYIYRIFEDEGVDNVLWVWNPNDISFPNFKWNHYLNYYPGDEYVDIIGLTGYNTGTYYTGENWREFKAIYDPLYDEYMEVFNKPFMITEFGSNSVGGDKVKWINDMFDRIDHYDHVKVAIWWNGIDWDADKQPARIYRLDENEAIKDIFKDRLEAYR is encoded by the coding sequence TTGATTGGTTGCCTGATCACGCCTATAATTCTGCGACAAATTAACAAGCAACAGGATGTTTACTATATTAAGAACAATGAAATAGTTAGGGAAGCAAATTTTACTGAAGACGACGATATAAAGATCATTGAATCTTCTGATGACCTGCATTATAGGCTAATAGACTTTTCCTCAGGTTATACATTAAAATATCCTAAGGAAATGAAGGTTGATTTATCCTTAGCTCCTATTAGGACTGTTATAGTAGATGAGGATAAACAGATTGAGATCTATTATGATAATTTCAGTGATACGATTAATTCACCTTTCGTTTATACCAATTATAGTAATCAATTTCTTGAAAATAAGAGAGACCATAAGAAGGTGGTGCAACAAGAAGTGTCCATTAATGGTATGGATGTATCACTATTAATGTGGCAACGAGATAAGCTTCAAAGAGTTCATAATGATAAGAATTATTATGTTAGTGCAGATATCGTAAAGAATGAGGAGGAAGTCTACACAGTATTCATAAAGTCAACGGTACCTTTTAATAATCAAGAAGATTATATGAGTTTTCTTGAAAGCTTTAAACTTATAGAAAGAAAAGGTACTCCTCAGTTTACAACTACCTTTAAGAATAAAAAAAGAGATTGGAACAAAGAAACAGCAGCATTTTATAAACAATATTTTGCGGATGATAGCACTTTAACATGGGGGATATTTGAGAACTCAGCACCCCAAAGTTTTGAGTTTCTTAGTAATTTAGAAAGCGAGTTGAACTTTACCTTCGACTTTTTATTAAAATACCAGTCCCTATCCAGTGAGGGGTTTCCCATGAAAGAGATGAAAAATGCTTATGAGCATGGAAGAGTCGTCGAACTAACTCTCCAAACTATGTTCTTAGATGGAAGGGATAACGCTAGTATTACATATGAGATCTTAGATGGTCAGCATGATAATTTTATTATAGAATACGCTAAACAGATGAAGAGATTTGGGCACCCTGTTTTATTCCGTTTAAATAATGAAATGAATGGTGATTGGTGCGTTTACTCTAGCTATTACTCATCTAAGGATACTAGTCTATATAAAGCGGTGTGGCAATACATCTACAGAATATTCGAAGATGAAGGTGTAGATAATGTACTCTGGGTTTGGAATCCAAATGATATTTCATTCCCGAATTTCAAATGGAATCATTATTTGAATTATTACCCTGGAGATGAGTATGTGGATATCATTGGCTTAACAGGATACAATACTGGGACCTACTATACAGGAGAAAATTGGAGAGAATTCAAAGCCATCTATGACCCCCTTTATGATGAGTACATGGAAGTGTTTAATAAACCCTTTATGATTACAGAATTTGGCTCTAATTCAGTAGGTGGTGATAAGGTTAAGTGGATTAATGATATGTTTGATAGGATTGATCACTATGATCATGTTAAAGTAGCTATATGGTGGAATGGTATTGACTGGGATGCAGATAAGCAACCAGCTAGAATATACCGTCTGGATGAAAATGAGGCGATAAAAGACATTTTCAAAGATAGACTAGAAGCATATCGATAA